ACTCGGGCCGCGTCGCCAGCCAGAAATGCCCCTTGGCGCGCACGACATTGTCGAGACCATCCGTAACCAGGAATGCATGGAGCTTCGCTGGGTCAAAGGGTGCGCGCGCACGGTAGACGAAGCTTTCGATGCCATATTCCTCGGTCTCCGGCTGATGGCTGGCGTAGCCGTAGAGCTCCTTGGCCCAGAGCGGATGCTGCGCGGCCTTCTCTTCATCGAACAGCCCGGTGTCGAGAATGGCGTCGAGCGGCACGCGGCCGTGATCGCAGGTCAGGATGCGCGCATCCGCATTGAGCGAGGCGATCAGTTTCTTGACGGTCGCAAGCTGATCCGCGGACACGGCGCTCGCCTTACCGATGCGTCCAAAGGCGCGTTGCTTCGGATCGAGGCGCGCGGCTTGCCGCCGGGTTGGCACGGCGTCCATTTCCACGAGAAGGCGGATTGCGGAGACGCGGCTTTCCAGGGCGCCGGTGGTCATGTCCATTCGGAAAAGCCGATCGTGCATGGATTCCGGGTCGAGGGTGCAAACGATGCCGGCGACCTGCCCAATATCCATGTGCAGGAAGACGGCAGTGTCACGGTCGAGCTCTACTCCACGCTGGTTTCGGCCAGTGGTGCCGATGGTCGACCTGCGCTCAAAGATGCGGACGGGTCGGCGCCGGTAATCCACGCCAATCCTGATGACTATAGGACGCAACCGATCGGGGGGCGCCGGCGAGCGAATCGCCTGTGCGGTCATTCCATAATCATCTTTGTTCAATGACCCGTACCCGCCAGTTCTATGCCGACGCCATGCTGACGATTATCGCCGCTCATTGCCTCGGGACGCTCGATGCGTTTCGCGCCCATCTGGCATCCTTGGCGCAGATTACAGTGCGTTTGCTTTCACCGCTCACATCCGACGCTACCGTCTCGGAGAACCCATTGCACGACTAGTTTCAGGAACGGGTGAGCGGACAAAGAGCCACGCGCCCGACGAGGAGGAAGCCATGTATGTCGGACCGCACCTGCGCAAAGCGCTCTCACGCCTCAACAGGGCATCCTCGATCGAGGCACTGCGCGACGGACTAGCCGATGCCGCGCGGCAGATGGGCTTCCCCTTTGTTGCGCTCGTTCAGCATGGCGGTCTTCCACGGCTGGTCGAGCGTTCTATGGTTGTCACTAACTATCCTGCGGAATTCGTCCAATCCTACATCGAG
This genomic window from Caenibius tardaugens NBRC 16725 contains:
- a CDS encoding superoxide dismutase family protein — its product is MLRGLLFIEQPGVENGVERHAAVIAGQDARIRIERGDQFLDGRKLIRGHGARLTDASKGALLRIEARGLPPGWHGVHFHEKADCGDAAFQGAGGHVHSEKPIVHGFRVEGANDAGDLPNIHVQEDGSVTVELYSTLVSASGADGRPALKDADGSAPVIHANPDDYRTQPIGGRRRANRLCGHSIIIFVQ